A single genomic interval of bacterium harbors:
- a CDS encoding T9SS type A sorting domain-containing protein — MAFLKRLLTKIKKAEGSKMRRITTILLFYATTAAIAAPQVVSQTPGGVEIKLSDSREINLLQSHSRINLKEVYPDAEMIGLPGGPALPRYRLLVGLPPEGEVNFNYSIGSRRELDGVELETYTMPGIGPAVKDNAGWADTLTPIAYYVTRWRDYRIAVVEITPLRYFSKDRRLVILYDIDINISFGANAGMSRFEEDQFDEIYKGAIANYEQVKSEKIKSAAEINNPFSESGNWIKITVPEDGVYKIGFTELRKAGVDPSKIDPSSLKILYPRKSSPEEPFPDTLSELPCFVHGEGDGRFDRSDFMIFFGQGANHWNYTERKFEVNPYVKENVYWLTWGTGKGSRIKTRPAYVSEDAPLTSAKSVLHFEEDKECPARSGFLWLWKSMQKNTSILRDSFTLSLEGITKIDTFTFRAYADSAGGGFRLLVGSDTLDYRPLITNGVISDPDYSVSNPEIEPSDRWNLIVEFFGDGYKGFYPDWIRIVGDRSLSFNENPYWVVTEGDQNYRIDDLNATPYLFDLSDPQDPVLLTDWENKNSQLTFNPRSSSSIPLWIADNKGIKTPSLLMANPGTLWTEDWRVDYIIVSTDENFDAANEYKDYRNDNLEIKGVADPKVKAVNIEDIVQDFGYGLAEPQALRHFLSYAYSSGLARPRYVLLLGDGTYDYKNNWGYGSRPEYLLIHTKDYLLDPNVLTGSGAAEDGWFVEFDDKGFFPEMSVSRITARDNNEARNILDKIKRYESSPKEAWSSRVLLLSDDFYQGSLSKPDDITNHVSACEKLEELLYPEFDPVKVYLSDYSFVGGLKPGAHDALMYALDKGALLWFYFGHGKGDQLTHEKVFLTTDVPAVSNGSKLPLAMFCSCGIGRFEDTRWECVAEELVRNSEGAIASIAATKGTGPTNNEKLADSLVNTFRNLKHANLGDVFFAITPIDKMYILFGDPGTSLVFPETGSFSSTPVDFTTADTAEISFNSNMANGSWFASAYGSWFEKTAEGSSQTYNHKGELLYYSEGALSSGEKILKFLVPTGIREGSLAYWYILCATDDSLKVFRYDSLGVLAGSSTSSDHKGPLASFIVNSKELIDGDTVPSSFTLEIELEDPSGINLTGLPGVGLGGGNPFSIMINDQKTELASYFEYETESGEAASKGRVILPVELSSEQNKLILYAVDNLRNTSKYELNVFSSSISSIEIKDALVYPNPVSSSADFTFEVNVASKVSIQIFSISGRLLRKLPAVSYPSGFNLYPWDGLDAQGRPLPNGVYIYRLSAEGEDERFAGLRTAVNEKFIVIR, encoded by the coding sequence ATGGCTTTTCTGAAAAGACTATTGACAAAAATCAAGAAAGCCGAAGGGAGTAAGATGAGAAGGATTACAACAATTTTGTTGTTCTACGCAACAACGGCAGCTATTGCTGCACCTCAAGTAGTTAGCCAGACTCCTGGCGGAGTCGAAATCAAACTATCAGATAGCCGGGAAATAAATCTACTGCAGTCGCATTCGCGCATAAACCTCAAAGAAGTATACCCTGATGCGGAGATGATAGGCCTACCGGGCGGTCCGGCGCTCCCGCGATACAGATTGCTTGTGGGCCTACCTCCAGAGGGCGAGGTAAATTTCAACTACTCAATAGGTTCTCGCAGGGAGCTGGATGGAGTTGAGCTTGAAACCTACACCATGCCTGGAATTGGTCCTGCAGTCAAAGACAACGCCGGCTGGGCTGATACCCTGACCCCCATAGCTTACTATGTGACCAGGTGGCGAGATTATCGAATCGCGGTTGTTGAAATAACACCACTCAGATACTTTTCAAAAGACCGCCGGCTTGTTATCCTGTACGATATAGACATCAACATCTCCTTTGGAGCAAATGCAGGAATGTCTCGTTTCGAGGAAGACCAGTTTGATGAAATCTACAAGGGTGCGATTGCAAACTATGAACAGGTCAAGTCAGAGAAAATAAAATCTGCAGCTGAAATCAATAACCCGTTTTCAGAGTCCGGCAATTGGATAAAAATAACCGTGCCTGAGGATGGCGTTTATAAAATCGGGTTCACGGAATTAAGAAAAGCAGGGGTAGATCCTTCAAAGATAGACCCTTCTAGCCTCAAGATTCTTTATCCCCGCAAGAGTTCGCCTGAAGAACCATTCCCCGATACTCTTTCAGAGCTGCCTTGTTTTGTTCATGGAGAAGGTGACGGAAGGTTCGATCGTTCCGATTTCATGATTTTCTTCGGGCAGGGTGCCAATCACTGGAATTACACCGAGCGCAAATTCGAAGTAAATCCTTATGTAAAGGAAAATGTATATTGGCTGACCTGGGGAACCGGAAAAGGAAGTAGGATTAAAACCCGGCCTGCATACGTCTCAGAAGATGCCCCTTTGACATCTGCGAAAAGCGTCCTTCACTTTGAGGAAGACAAGGAATGCCCGGCTCGTTCAGGATTTCTTTGGTTGTGGAAGAGCATGCAGAAGAACACATCCATTCTGCGTGACAGCTTTACGCTTAGTCTTGAAGGAATCACTAAAATCGACACATTCACTTTCAGGGCTTATGCAGATTCTGCAGGAGGGGGGTTCCGGTTGCTGGTCGGATCAGATACTCTTGATTATCGTCCCCTTATAACGAACGGCGTGATATCGGATCCGGATTACTCGGTTTCAAATCCGGAGATAGAACCTAGTGATCGGTGGAATCTCATAGTTGAATTTTTCGGAGATGGCTACAAGGGATTTTATCCTGATTGGATACGGATTGTTGGTGATAGGAGCTTATCCTTCAACGAGAATCCATACTGGGTAGTAACTGAAGGGGACCAGAACTATCGAATCGATGACTTGAATGCAACACCTTATCTTTTCGATCTCTCCGATCCTCAAGATCCTGTTCTATTAACGGATTGGGAGAATAAAAACAGCCAACTGACATTCAATCCGCGGAGTTCTTCAAGCATCCCTCTCTGGATAGCCGACAACAAAGGTATTAAGACGCCGTCTCTGCTTATGGCTAATCCAGGTACGTTATGGACTGAAGACTGGCGGGTAGATTACATAATCGTTTCGACAGATGAGAATTTTGATGCCGCTAATGAATATAAAGATTACCGCAATGATAATCTGGAGATTAAAGGGGTAGCCGATCCTAAAGTAAAAGCGGTAAACATTGAAGATATTGTTCAGGATTTCGGTTACGGACTTGCCGAGCCTCAGGCTTTAAGACATTTTCTTTCGTACGCGTATTCGAGCGGACTGGCAAGACCGCGCTACGTTCTGCTGCTTGGTGACGGAACATACGATTACAAGAACAATTGGGGGTACGGTTCAAGACCCGAGTATCTTCTTATTCACACTAAAGATTATCTTCTCGATCCCAACGTGTTGACCGGGTCTGGCGCAGCTGAAGACGGCTGGTTTGTTGAATTCGACGACAAAGGCTTTTTCCCTGAAATGTCTGTAAGCCGTATTACGGCTAGAGACAATAACGAAGCCAGGAATATTCTTGACAAGATAAAAAGATACGAATCCTCGCCTAAGGAAGCCTGGTCATCACGTGTTCTCCTTCTTTCAGATGATTTCTACCAGGGAAGCTTGTCTAAGCCGGATGATATTACCAATCACGTTTCGGCTTGTGAGAAACTAGAAGAGCTTTTATATCCCGAGTTCGATCCGGTTAAGGTTTATCTTTCCGACTACTCGTTTGTCGGGGGACTTAAACCTGGCGCCCATGACGCCTTGATGTATGCGCTTGACAAGGGCGCTCTCCTGTGGTTCTATTTCGGACACGGTAAGGGCGATCAGTTAACGCATGAGAAGGTTTTTCTAACAACCGATGTGCCTGCAGTATCAAACGGAAGCAAACTGCCTCTAGCTATGTTCTGCTCATGCGGTATCGGAAGATTCGAAGATACGCGCTGGGAATGCGTTGCAGAAGAACTGGTAAGAAACTCAGAAGGAGCTATTGCATCTATTGCAGCAACCAAAGGTACAGGGCCTACGAACAACGAGAAACTTGCAGATAGTCTTGTCAACACATTCCGGAATCTCAAACATGCCAATCTGGGTGACGTTTTCTTCGCCATTACGCCTATTGACAAGATGTACATTCTTTTTGGTGATCCGGGAACGAGCCTAGTGTTTCCTGAAACGGGATCATTTTCTTCTACGCCGGTTGATTTTACGACCGCAGATACGGCTGAGATTTCCTTCAATTCCAACATGGCAAACGGCAGTTGGTTTGCTTCGGCTTACGGAAGCTGGTTCGAAAAGACCGCCGAAGGTTCATCTCAGACGTACAATCACAAAGGAGAGCTATTGTATTACTCGGAGGGGGCTCTCTCAAGCGGTGAAAAAATCCTTAAGTTTCTCGTACCAACCGGAATCAGGGAAGGCAGCCTGGCTTATTGGTATATATTGTGTGCAACCGATGACTCCCTGAAGGTCTTCAGATATGATTCCCTTGGGGTCTTGGCCGGTTCGTCAACATCTTCTGATCATAAAGGTCCACTTGCCAGCTTCATCGTTAACTCAAAAGAACTCATTGACGGTGATACGGTGCCTTCGTCCTTCACTCTGGAGATTGAGCTCGAGGATCCATCCGGTATTAATCTTACCGGGCTTCCAGGTGTAGGACTTGGTGGCGGAAACCCGTTCAGCATCATGATAAATGACCAAAAAACAGAACTTGCTTCCTATTTCGAGTATGAAACTGAGAGCGGCGAAGCTGCATCTAAGGGTAGGGTAATTCTGCCTGTAGAACTAAGCAGTGAACAAAATAAGCTTATCCTTTATGCGGTTGATAATCTCCGAAATACATCTAAGTACGAGTTGAATGTATTTTCTTCCTCAATCAGTAGTATTGAAATCAAGGATGCGCTCGTATATCCTAACCCGGTATCCTCTTCTGCGGATTTTACCTTTGAAGTAAACGTGGCATCAAAGGTTTCTATTCAGATATTCTCAATCAGTGGAAGACTTCTCAGAAAGCTTCCTGCTGTTTCTTATCCATCAGGATTCAATCTCTATCCATGGGACGGATTGGACGCCCAGGGCAGACCCTTACCTAACGGCGTGTATATTTACCGATTGAGCGCCGAGGGCGAGGATGAAAGGTTTGCAGGATTGCGTACAGCGGTAAACGAAAAGTTTATCGTTATCCGCTAA
- the uvrB gene encoding excinuclease ABC subunit UvrB — protein MKDFKLTTDLVPKGDQPEAIGQLVEGLNKGVRHQTLLGVTGSGKTFVMANVIAQVNRPTLVMSPNKTLAAQLYGEYRQFFQENAVEFFISYYDYYQPEAYVPEYDLYIEKEADINEEIERLRLRSTASLLERRDVIIVASVSCIYNIGEPQEFADRVKMIKVGQELDRDELLSDLVREQYSRNDYELKRSSFRVKGDVVEIWPAHEDIALRVEFFGDDITSIKRFDAVSGKIKDEPKSVMVFPARHFMVSETSLKDALKAIHEEMVERVCELEKEGKLLEAQRLRTRTKYDIEMLREVGYCPGIENYSRHLSGRPAGSRPWCLLDYFPKDYLIIVDESHVAVPQIDGMYKGDRIRKENLVTHGFRLPSALDNRPLKFSEFEELAGQRIYTSATPGDYELLNSKNRVIELVVRPTGLVDPPMVIRPTANQVDDLIEEIRTRVERNERTLVTTLTKRMAEDLATYLAEMNLKVHYMHSEINAIERVDLLRGLRLGDFDILVGINLLREGLDLPEVSLVAVLDADKEGFLRDARSLIQTAGRAARNVNGLVILYGDKITKSMQAAIDESERRRKKQIRYNEEKGITPQTIKKSIEQVLATTGVADGRKTTEIDLSNEPKNEEDRVEMISELQKLMKDAAEQLEFEKAVVYRDRINELRLKIDKEILKKSKGK, from the coding sequence GTGAAAGACTTCAAACTAACTACAGATCTCGTTCCCAAGGGTGACCAACCAGAAGCTATAGGACAACTTGTGGAAGGCTTGAACAAGGGCGTAAGACATCAAACGCTATTGGGTGTAACAGGGTCAGGTAAAACGTTCGTAATGGCAAATGTAATTGCACAAGTAAACAGACCAACTCTCGTTATGAGTCCCAACAAAACGCTTGCAGCCCAGCTTTATGGTGAATATAGGCAGTTCTTTCAGGAGAATGCCGTCGAGTTCTTCATATCCTACTACGACTACTATCAGCCCGAAGCGTACGTTCCTGAATACGACCTTTACATAGAGAAGGAAGCTGATATTAATGAAGAAATTGAAAGACTTCGGCTTAGATCTACCGCTTCACTACTTGAAAGAAGAGACGTTATCATAGTTGCATCGGTATCGTGCATATACAATATTGGCGAACCACAAGAGTTTGCCGACCGCGTTAAGATGATAAAGGTGGGACAGGAACTGGATAGAGACGAACTCCTTTCTGATCTTGTCCGTGAGCAGTATTCTAGAAACGACTACGAACTTAAGCGTTCCTCCTTCAGAGTAAAGGGTGACGTGGTGGAAATATGGCCCGCTCACGAAGACATAGCACTGAGGGTCGAGTTCTTTGGTGACGACATAACGTCAATTAAAAGATTCGACGCCGTATCAGGCAAGATCAAGGATGAACCCAAAAGCGTAATGGTTTTTCCTGCCCGGCATTTCATGGTTTCAGAAACCTCTCTTAAGGACGCCCTAAAGGCGATTCACGAGGAGATGGTGGAGCGTGTTTGCGAACTGGAAAAGGAAGGTAAGCTCCTGGAAGCCCAGCGCCTGCGTACAAGAACAAAATATGATATAGAAATGCTCAGGGAAGTCGGATACTGTCCAGGAATCGAGAATTATTCAAGACACCTTTCGGGACGGCCGGCTGGTTCCAGACCATGGTGTCTTTTGGATTACTTTCCAAAGGACTATCTTATCATTGTTGATGAATCGCACGTTGCAGTTCCGCAAATAGACGGCATGTACAAAGGAGACCGCATCAGGAAGGAAAATCTTGTAACTCACGGTTTCAGGCTTCCTTCCGCTCTGGATAACAGACCTCTCAAATTTTCCGAATTTGAAGAGCTTGCCGGTCAGAGAATTTATACCTCAGCGACTCCAGGCGATTATGAGCTACTCAATTCAAAGAACAGAGTGATTGAACTTGTTGTAAGACCTACAGGATTGGTTGATCCTCCAATGGTAATAAGACCAACTGCAAATCAGGTCGACGATCTCATCGAGGAGATACGTACAAGGGTAGAGAGAAACGAAAGGACATTGGTTACGACACTTACAAAACGAATGGCGGAGGATCTAGCCACCTATCTTGCTGAAATGAATCTCAAGGTTCATTACATGCATTCTGAGATAAACGCGATAGAACGTGTTGACCTGCTGAGAGGTCTCAGACTTGGTGATTTTGACATTCTTGTAGGCATTAATCTTTTAAGGGAAGGTCTTGATTTACCTGAAGTGTCACTCGTCGCAGTCCTTGACGCCGACAAGGAAGGATTCCTGCGCGATGCTCGTTCATTGATTCAGACCGCCGGACGAGCAGCAAGGAACGTAAACGGCCTCGTTATCCTTTATGGAGACAAAATAACAAAATCCATGCAAGCCGCCATTGACGAATCCGAACGCCGTCGCAAGAAACAGATAAGATACAACGAAGAAAAAGGTATAACTCCCCAGACCATAAAAAAATCAATAGAACAGGTGCTTGCTACAACAGGAGTCGCAGACGGCAGAAAGACTACTGAGATAGACTTAAGCAATGAACCTAAGAACGAAGAGGATCGCGTTGAAATGATTTCAGAACTTCAAAAGCTGATGAAGGATGCTGCAGAACAGCTGGAGTTTGAGAAAGCGGTCGTCTACAGGGACAGGATAAACGAACTAAGACTCAAGATAGACAAAGAGATTCTTAAAAAGAGCAAAGGGAAATAA
- a CDS encoding type II toxin-antitoxin system HicA family toxin produces MRILKTAGFHEDHQSGSHVIMHSTDKNTRVSVPFHRRDLPAGTVEAILKAAHIKREEILALIYS; encoded by the coding sequence ATGCGCATACTGAAAACTGCAGGTTTCCATGAAGATCATCAGTCTGGAAGCCACGTTATAATGCATTCTACAGATAAAAACACAAGGGTTTCGGTACCGTTTCACAGACGCGATCTGCCTGCAGGTACAGTCGAAGCGATACTAAAAGCGGCGCACATCAAGCGCGAAGAAATACTGGCTCTTATCTATTCGTGA
- a CDS encoding type II toxin-antitoxin system HicB family antitoxin — MSRFKVIIREEPEGGYTACVPSLDGCISYGETIEEVRMMIKDAIECYKKCLKEHGDSSCDDSNCYVEEISVNDE; from the coding sequence ATGAGTCGCTTTAAGGTGATTATCCGCGAGGAACCTGAAGGAGGTTATACAGCCTGCGTACCCTCTCTAGATGGATGTATTTCCTACGGTGAAACCATAGAAGAGGTGCGAATGATGATCAAGGATGCAATAGAATGCTATAAGAAATGCTTGAAGGAGCACGGTGACTCTTCTTGCGACGATTCGAACTGCTATGTTGAAGAGATATCTGTGAATGATGAATAA